Proteins encoded by one window of Desulfuromonadales bacterium:
- a CDS encoding LysE family translocator, with amino-acid sequence MLPLETLAAFFAASILLALAPGPDNIFVLTQSALRGKGSGLVVTLGLCTGLIVHTTAVALGVAVIFQASALAFTALKLLGAGYLLYLAWQAFRASATKIAAGRNGELSLGRLYRRGILMNVTNPKVSIFFLAFLPQFAEPARGSLTLQLLLLGGVFILATILVFGGIALLAGTLGEWLNRSEKSQRILNRVTGSVFVGLALKLATTER; translated from the coding sequence TTGCTGCCTCTCGAAACCCTGGCCGCTTTCTTCGCCGCTTCCATCCTGCTCGCCCTGGCGCCGGGACCGGACAACATCTTCGTGCTGACCCAGTCGGCGCTGCGTGGCAAGGGCTCAGGCCTGGTCGTGACGCTCGGGCTTTGCACCGGACTCATCGTTCACACCACGGCCGTGGCCCTCGGCGTGGCGGTCATCTTCCAGGCGTCGGCACTCGCCTTCACCGCGCTCAAGCTCCTCGGTGCGGGTTACCTGCTGTATCTCGCCTGGCAGGCTTTTCGCGCCTCGGCGACAAAGATAGCGGCCGGCCGCAACGGCGAGCTGAGTCTCGGCAGGCTGTACCGGCGCGGCATCCTCATGAACGTCACCAATCCCAAGGTCTCGATCTTCTTTCTGGCGTTCCTGCCGCAATTCGCCGAGCCGGCCCGGGGTTCGCTGACCCTCCAGCTCCTGCTGCTGGGCGGCGTCTTCATCCTCGCCACCATCCTGGTCTTCGGCGGCATCGCCCTGCTGGCAGGTACCCTGGGGGAATGGTTGAATCGTTCCGAAAAATCCCAGCGGATCCTGAACCGGGTGACCGGCTCGGTATTCGTCGGGCTGGCCCTGAAGCTGGCGACGACGGAGCGGTGA
- the lon gene encoding endopeptidase La — translation MNEEQDKIVEADMNSAPSNEQESTSGLVVAAEVLPAGLPIIPLRPRPAFPGALLPMALTGRDQILALKQALETPSQALGLVLARDPEAPDGPANLHRVGVVGKILKVVHLDEETAHFLVNALERFTIEELAETPQGMFARVRYHFGAELSVNPELKAYSMAIIATLKELVQINPLYSEEIKLFLGRSSMDDPGRLADFAANLTSADGQELQVILATFDVRKRIDKVLVLLKKELEVSRLQSKITRQIEEKISKQQREFFLKEQLKAIKKELGLEKEGKTAEIEKFEKRLKKLKLNDEAQKAVEEELEKLRLLEPASPEYNVSRNYLDWLTVLPWGQFSRDSYNLEKARRVLDRDHYGLEDVKERILEFIAVGKMKGDISGSILCLVGPPGVGKTSIGHSIADALGRTFYRFSLGGMRDEAEIKGHRRTYIGAMPGKFVQAMKSAGSANPVLMLDEIDKIGASFQGDPASALLEVLDPEQNASFRDHYLDVPFDLSHVLFVCTANQLDTIPAPLLDRMEVIRLSGYILKEKVEIARRYLIPKALRNHGIDKGQVTIRKDALEAIVDGYAREAGVRNLENRIKKIMRKAAREFAGGRTEKIVVGKKDLTDYLGQPLFTPEEIFEGVPGVVTGLAWTSMGGATLPIEATAMPSKSKGFKQTGQLGNVMVESSEIAYSYVMAHLQDYGAAEDYFDTHFVHLHVPAGATPKDGPSAGVTMTTALLSMITGQPVRRELGMTGELTLTGRVLPIGGVKEKTIAARRAGLKTLIFPEANRKDFAELPDYLKEGLDVHFAKEYQDVYRVAFGDQARGTRR, via the coding sequence GCTGACTGGCCGCGACCAGATTCTCGCCCTCAAACAGGCGCTGGAAACCCCCTCCCAGGCCCTCGGCCTGGTACTGGCGCGCGACCCCGAGGCTCCGGACGGGCCGGCGAATCTGCATCGGGTCGGCGTGGTCGGCAAGATTCTGAAGGTGGTCCATCTCGACGAGGAGACCGCCCATTTCCTGGTCAATGCGCTGGAGCGCTTCACCATCGAGGAGTTGGCCGAAACGCCGCAGGGGATGTTCGCCCGGGTGCGGTATCACTTCGGTGCCGAGCTCTCGGTCAACCCGGAGCTCAAGGCCTATTCGATGGCGATCATCGCCACGCTCAAGGAGCTGGTACAGATCAACCCCCTCTATTCGGAGGAAATCAAGCTGTTCCTCGGCCGCTCGAGCATGGACGACCCGGGCCGGCTTGCCGACTTCGCCGCCAATCTGACCAGCGCCGACGGCCAGGAACTGCAGGTAATTCTCGCCACCTTCGACGTCCGCAAGCGCATCGACAAAGTCCTCGTCCTGCTCAAGAAGGAGCTGGAGGTCTCGCGCCTGCAGTCAAAAATCACCAGGCAGATCGAGGAGAAGATCAGCAAGCAGCAGCGCGAATTCTTTCTCAAGGAGCAGCTCAAGGCGATCAAGAAGGAGCTGGGCCTGGAGAAGGAGGGGAAGACCGCCGAGATCGAGAAGTTCGAAAAACGGCTGAAGAAGCTCAAGCTGAACGACGAGGCGCAGAAGGCGGTCGAAGAGGAACTGGAGAAGCTGCGGCTGCTCGAGCCCGCCTCCCCCGAGTACAACGTCAGCCGCAATTACCTCGACTGGCTGACCGTCCTCCCCTGGGGGCAGTTCAGCCGCGACTCCTACAACCTGGAGAAGGCTCGCCGCGTCCTCGACCGCGACCACTACGGTCTGGAGGACGTCAAGGAGCGGATCCTCGAGTTCATCGCCGTCGGCAAGATGAAGGGGGACATCTCCGGCTCCATCCTCTGCCTGGTCGGCCCGCCGGGGGTCGGCAAGACCTCCATCGGCCACAGCATCGCCGATGCCCTCGGGCGCACCTTTTACCGCTTCTCCCTGGGCGGGATGCGCGATGAGGCGGAGATCAAGGGACACCGGCGCACCTACATCGGTGCCATGCCCGGCAAGTTCGTGCAGGCAATGAAGAGCGCCGGCAGCGCCAACCCCGTGCTGATGCTCGACGAGATCGACAAGATCGGCGCCTCCTTCCAGGGCGATCCGGCCTCGGCCCTGCTCGAGGTCCTCGACCCGGAGCAGAACGCGAGCTTTCGCGATCACTATCTGGACGTCCCTTTCGATCTCTCGCACGTCCTCTTCGTCTGCACCGCCAACCAGCTCGACACCATCCCGGCGCCGTTGCTCGACCGCATGGAGGTCATCCGCCTCTCCGGCTACATCCTGAAGGAGAAGGTGGAGATCGCCCGCCGCTACCTCATTCCCAAGGCACTCAGGAACCACGGCATCGACAAGGGGCAGGTGACGATCCGCAAAGACGCCCTGGAGGCGATCGTCGACGGCTACGCCCGCGAAGCCGGGGTGCGCAACCTGGAGAACCGCATCAAGAAGATCATGCGCAAGGCGGCCCGGGAATTCGCCGGGGGGCGGACGGAAAAAATCGTCGTCGGGAAAAAGGACCTGACCGACTACCTTGGACAGCCGCTTTTCACTCCCGAAGAGATCTTCGAGGGGGTCCCCGGCGTCGTCACCGGACTGGCCTGGACCAGCATGGGCGGAGCGACGCTGCCGATCGAGGCGACCGCCATGCCGAGCAAATCCAAGGGGTTCAAGCAGACCGGCCAGCTCGGCAACGTCATGGTCGAAAGTTCCGAGATCGCCTATTCCTACGTCATGGCTCACCTGCAGGACTACGGAGCGGCCGAAGACTACTTCGACACCCATTTCGTCCACCTGCACGTGCCGGCCGGCGCCACCCCCAAGGATGGTCCCTCGGCCGGCGTCACCATGACCACGGCGCTTCTCTCCATGATCACCGGCCAGCCGGTGCGCAGGGAGCTCGGCATGACCGGCGAGCTGACCCTCACCGGCCGGGTGCTCCCCATCGGCGGGGTCAAGGAGAAGACCATCGCCGCCCGCCGGGCGGGGCTCAAGACCCTCATCTTCCCCGAGGCGAACCGCAAGGATTTCGCCGAACTACCCGACTACCTCAAGGAAGGGCTGGACGTCCATTTCGCGAAGGAGTACCAGGACGTGTACAGGGTCGCCTTCGGCGACCAGGCACGAGGCACGAGGCGCTAG